A window of Passer domesticus isolate bPasDom1 chromosome 11, bPasDom1.hap1, whole genome shotgun sequence genomic DNA:
TCTCGTGTGCTGGTTTTGTGGGTGAACAGCCTGCAAAGttgcattttgaaaatacaaatgtTTTCTGTGGTTACAGCAAAATGTGAAAGTGATGGCACGTAGCAGACACAGCTTCTGCCAGTCTTGGATTCAGAGATGAGCAAATGGACTTGTAATACCTTCTCTTCCCCCAAGCCAACCACCAAATACTGCTTCATTCTTCTTCCCAATTTTCACCCAGGAGGGAATGCTTATGGGCAGGCTACACATttctgggagcaggagccatTCTGTGGCAAGCATTGGCACAGCAGGATCAGACCTGACCAAAATCCACCTGAAATCAACAGGAAAGACATCCCCTGACTCTGGTGGATGTTGGCTCAGGGCTGTAACAGAATTGTGTTTGAGCCCTAAGTGCTCTTTGTGTTTCATCAAGTTTTTTAGCTGTCTTTGCTCTTCAGGAGAAGAAGTCTGCAAAAGCAAGGTGTATTCCCCCTCCTCTGCAAAACTCAGTCTGAACTTGAAACTGCTGGAAACAGTGCACAGAGgcagagaaagaattaaaacccAAACCAAGCAGCACATCAGTGGACTTGTGTGATGGGAAAGGGATGCTGTAAAAATGACATGCTAAAGTGAAGTGCATCACCTCTCTGCCTCTCCTCCAGTGATTTCAATGCCATATTTGATTTGCAGTTAACGTGGCCTTTGAAAATCAAATCCTATTCCATTTGGTTCAAAGTTTACCCTAAACAATAGCTGGTTCAGGTCTTACAGGCTGAGTAATAACGGAGTGAGACATGAACCAGGCAAAAACTGCTTCATTTCCCTGCTTCCAGCCAAACAAAGAAGTGCttgcaacagcaaaaaaataagCCATATTTTAATTTGGTGAGTGGAAAGAGGAATTAGAGAGGTCATTGTTGTTCTATGACTCAAAAGTCAGTAAGCAGAACCTGGTTAGACTGTCCCCACACTGGAGGATTAAACTTACATGAGGCCCTAAAAAACAGCATTGAAAGAGTTCTGCTTTGAGAGTGGTCTGAGACTAAAAAAACACTATCCATGATTCCCCTTTCCAGTTTTATGAACACAGCTTGTTCATTTAAAGTAAGGGCTGCAGAACAGGCACCCTGCCAAAAGACAATGTGCACTGTCTCATAATTAATTTAGACCCATAGTCAGAAATTTTCACAGCTCTGGAAGAGAGCCCCATCCTGTTCCCACTTAAATCAGTTCTAGTGACTTCACTGGAAGCAGGCTGATGCCCATTACCTCTTGATAAAAGCAAgtaaaaataactgaaataatACGGCTAGGGAAGGTCTGTATGCTTATTCTGGGTCAGTATTTCACAtagcaacaaacaaaacaaaatcaccCTCTCGTCACATTCCCATTAGTGACTTATCATTTGCAGGGTCTGAAGTTTGTGTGGATTTATGAAGGAGTAattaaatttttcttcctttttttttttgtagtatgCAGGATAGGGTTTTCATGTGCTGTTAACACACAATACTGATAGTGGCTTGAGTGGTAGTGGTAAGCTGACAGGACAACATGTGAATGCAGGTTTGAGTTTATGGTTGGCTTTTAACTTGTTTTGGGACCTGTCTGGGAAACAAAGCTGGGAGTTTGTGTATGAATTCCCTATTATTTTTCTGATGAAGCTGCGTGTGTGTTTGTGATACCAGTGCAATAAATCAGAACCCCTGTGATAAGTACATTTCCCAGGCCATAGTCAATTTGCTTTAATGTTTCTCATCCTCTgactggttttcttctttttattttttgtggtgCTCTACTTtctggcagtggctgccagctgaaatgctGTGACTGCCTGTGTGTCAGATCCCAGCCTGACAGGATGGCCCATCCTCAACTCAGTCACCATTATCACTTACTGACAAACAGTGCAattcccatcccacctcccccACAACAGAAAACCTCTGTTTCCTTGTTTTTTAATTATGTATCTTTAGGGTCAGGGGATAAAGAGACTTGAAAAAATCCTACTTCTGCCATTTGTGTTAAAATCGTGAGGATAAGAAACATTCTTCTGTATTTGGGCTTATGCGTGGGTAACTGCATTTGTGCATTTTTTATCTCTGCATTAGAATGTTgaccctttttttatttttatgtatttattgatttttttaagaatCTCATCGGTCTTGTAAGAAACAGTAAAAAGACCCTATGCTTAAGGAAGCAATCTATCTTCTGTTTTACAGActtgcttttaaataaaatattttttgtcgggttttttttttgttttgttttgttttttgtaatttttactTCCACGATCTCTTATATGGAAACCCTAGAACATCATTAATATAAAAGTCTGCCTAGGCTACCACTTCTCTATAATATGGCTCATGTAGTCCTCAGTGGGCAAACGTCCTTGCTCCTCGGTCTCTTCCTTGGGAAGCGCTTCGTTGGACCGGTGGAGGAGCCTCTCCTCCCGGTTCTTTATCCTCTGCTCCATCCTCTCCAGCTGCCGCTTGTACTGGTAGCGCTGTTGGAAGAGGTCCTTTGCATAGTCATAGAGCTGCATGTCCAAGTCGTTGAGCTCCTCGATCCTGCGGATGGTGTCGTTGTCCACCTCCACGCCGCCCGCCCGCGTGCTGTTGTACTGCATGAAGGGCCGGATGAACTTCAGGTTAAATGTCCTCTCAAACAGGTACTGAGTCTTTCTCTGGAACTCTGTCAGGCCGAAGAAGGCCATgtctttgaggttttttttggcGCTCTCCAGCAGGATCTGCGCCCGCTTGTTCTCCGGGATGAAGGACATGTTGTAGCAGCCCACCAGGCTCAAGTCGGCCAGCATCCTCACCTGGCGGTTGTTGGCCAGGTTGTAGGGGCAGTCCATGAACTCCTGCAGCGTGCAGCCCGACCAGTCCGTGCCCTCGTAGCACGAGGGCAGCTCCTCGGGAGTTGGGGTCCTGCCATCACACATGTGCAAGGAGGTCTTCCAAGTAGCTCCTCGCTGGACGTGACGCCACTCGCTGAGGTAACGCGACACGGGGTCTCTCAGCAGAGTGATGTAGTAAAATTTTCTACaaggagaagagaaaacagaatGAATATTCTGCTAGCAACGGGACAGGCAGAGAGCTAGTGCAGACAGCAAAAAACGGAGAGTAAATTACCATCACATCATCCATCCCACTGTActtgtgggttgttttttcctTGCAATATCTCATGCAAAGCCCTTTGTGCAACATTAGACCCGTGCCTCTCATTTTAGCCTTGCCAAGCAGTAGCACCTTCAGCAGGACATCCATTGCCAGCGACAGACTACAAAGAACAAATCACCAGGACTGAACCTGTTCATTGACCTCAGAGAGCAACTGtggctcctggcactgcctggcccttcccactgctgggtgcctgcagtgccagccaggagctgctctgaagGACAGCCCAGCCCCTCTGTTTGTGAGCTGGGCCTATCACCTCCACTCCATGCAGATGCTGACCAGGACACCCACTGCTTGATTGATCTGGCTGCCGAGCTGAAATCTGGGAGTCTGCAGCGAGTACCAGGATAAAACCACAGGAACATAAATGAAAAACAATGGGAAATCAGGAATGCAATATGCTTTCCAGGAAGAGAAGGCTGAGCTGACAACCAGCAATAGCAGCAATAATTTATTCCCATTTCAGTCAACCTGGTATTAAATCAAACAAACTTCAGACACACTTTTGACACGAGACTAAATAGAAGGGAAAAGCAAGACAACCAGGAAGAGCACACATAATGACATGGGGCGTTCTTGCTATTTTAAGTACAATGAAGTCCTCAACAATACAAGCTGTCCCTAGAACTGAAAACGTGACAGCTGTCTCTAACAGAGACCCTCAGGCTTCAGCCCATGAATTCTGAGATTGACAGAGATGGCAGTCTGCAACAGCCCTCTCCATACAGAGGGAAATGGGCTTTTCTTCCCTAACTGCCAGCAGCGTGGGACTGAGGTGTCTTTGTGTTTCCAGAAGGAGGAAATGCCTTCTCTAGCTCCTAAAGCTGGCACGTGCTTGCAGGGCATGTGGCTGTGACACTGAGCACACATGGGAGCACCTGGCTTTGGCAGGCAACACACGTGTGCAGCTGGGAGTGTTTCACACGAGGGTGGTGGAGGATCCTCGTCCCCATCAGAAATTCATCTTCAGAATGCTGCTAGggctcactgccctgccagcGTTGTTCAGGAGCACCAAATGGAATGGCCATTGAGATGGCAGTGAACcgttttttgaggaaaaaaatagtgaaaGTATTCTGGTTTGGCCAATTTTAACAGACCCGTGTTTTCCTAGCATCTTCAGTATTATTCTTCCTAATAGCAACTTAAATTTCAGCAATAAGAgtaatttagttttaaaataacaCATCAAAGCTGTTGCCCAGGAAGTCTCATATTAAGCAATGTTTGCTTTCCTAATTCATTACAAAGCTGCTGAAGGGCTGATCCAGAGCAGTCAATTCTGGTCTTTCCAACAATGGCAGCGGGTGTCCACTCCAGCTCCAATTCCTCTCCTGCTTCCTGCCTTCATAACTAGGGCTGGTACACATATTTGTTAATTTTGGAAATTATTCCATCTCTCTTCAATAGCAAGAGTATCTCACAGTAATACTGCCCAGTACTGTCTGTGtacagggacagggagaaaaAGGGGAGCAGACACTTTCTTTTAAAGACTTTGAAAAGCCTacctctttttccttcctttaccTTGCAGCCTGTAGTGATTCCACTACCCTGCCTGAGAGGCAGCCATAATTTATAGAGACTGAGCCAAGAAACCTCCAATAGATGGGATAAAATACAGCAGTGGAAAGAAAGGAGAGCAGTGATGAATGCCAGATGTTCGGTGACAGACAGTGGTGCTAAACACTATCAGCACTTTTTGACTTGTGAACTGCagtggatttttattttcactgatGTAATCCAAAGGTTGCATTTTTCACTGAGCAGGTCAAAGCCATTTATTATTTTGTGGCTACAGAAGCAACTGGAAGGTTGTTTCTCCCTGATCCCTAAGATCAGGGACTCGTTTGTGTGAGGTAAACCACAGACAAAGGAGGAGCTGATTCCTGTCCAAACACGCCACCTATACAAGTATggataggggaaaaaaagaggaattagTATCTGCATTTGGCAGACAGGGGAACCACAAATATTAAATGATGTGCATAAAGTCAAACAGAAGTGGCAGAGTTGGCATGAATCTGATTCCTGCAAGGCTGAGTCCAGCTTATcttctctctgtgtctctgtttAAACTTTAGGAGACTGTTAGTAAATCATATGAATAAATATCATGCAAAGCTTCTGGAGTCTATTGAAACAGAGACATTGAACAGGACATGGATTGGAAGATGTTTAAGGAGCAAAAACTTCTTTCTTCACACCTGCACTATAAGAGCTTAGTCAATGTAATACCCTGGTAAATATTTTACCATGAGGGATCTTCCTCAAAGATTCATCTCAATGAATGAAAAGCACAGGAAATAGGTTACAATTTTAGAAATGCTACTGAATCCAATTTGCCCCTTTCCAGGTCTGTCACGTAGAAAAGTGCTTGAAGGAAAGAGCTTGCCTCCTAACACATAAATCAATTTATCTTTGGAAACTGGAACCAGGCCCCTGGAAGTACTTAAGGAAGCTGTCCCAATGGggcataaataaaataaaatagaattgtaaaaaaccaaaaaccctaaacaaacaaaaaagcccccgacaacaaaaaacataaaacaaaattaaaaaaaaacaaaaccaaaaccaaaaacaaccaaccaaccctaacaaacaaaactaagcagggaATTTACAGCAAAGGAAGTTTTAACTGCCTAAGTTGAGATGCACCATTGACACAGTGGAAGTTATGCTCCCAAATTTGTATTTAGCTTTCTAGAAAGGCATTGGTTTCTGAGGAGCAGATTCCCTCAGCCCTCAGGAAAGTGAGCAGCACACTTCCAAGGGACTGAGACCTCAGGAGCCACAGGGCTGAGCCACTTGGGTATTACAGGGATGACAGTGCAAGTGTTCACTCAAGGAACTGAGGATACTGAAGTTTCTGTTCTTGAAGTGTAACTTGGGACTGCCTTTAGGTTTAGGGAAAAATGAGGTAACTGTAAATCACTGTCCATGAGCAGTCAGCAAGCTGGGGGAACTGTTCCAGCATGGCTGAGAACACAGGCAAAGCCACTTTTAAACAGTGGCTTGGAATTCCTGAGGAACCACATGACTAGTACTTTTTTATTGTCATCAGAGATAAAATAAACCCATAAAACCCATGCAGCTGTGAGTGCCCTTCATTCAGCATGGTGTCCCAGACAGCCACTTAACTTTAGTGTTCCTGAAGGCTCATTTCAGAAATGTGGTCTTCTCCTAGCCCAGATGGTTCCACTCAGCAGTGCCTCATAAAAAAGCCCCAGTTTGGTCATGCAGTGTCATATCTCACTGGCCTCTCTGGACTTAGCAAGCTTGAGCAAGACAAAGGGACACTGGAGTCAGGAAGATTTTTCCTCCCTCATGAAGCTGAGCAGAGCATTACTGCTCTTGGAGGCTCCTCTTCTACACCCACGGGGCTGAGATCCCCAGGGGCACAAGGACAAGCCAAAGACAAAGTCACACCTCTGCCTTGCCTTGcattgctgctcctggcagaCCCAACATGGAAATCCACCTGAAAATCCACCTCTGAGGCATCTGCAGAGTTCACCTCATGTAAGTTGCACAGTGCCCAAAGAAATGTTAATATTTATTAAAcagaacagaagaaaagaatggTTTTGATTAACAACTCTGTACCTGAACTGAAGTGCAAGGAAGAACAAAATCCAGCATCAGAAAGGAAGGCCAACCTTGTGGTCATAGCACACAAATGAATTCAGGAAACTTCAAGTGCCCATTCTGTCAAAATTACCCCGCTTGCCCCAGATAaatctctctctccctgcctctGTTTCCCATGTGTGAAGGGCTGACAATGCCCCCTTTGTCCGTTTTGGAAGTTCAAAACATAACATCttttggagcaggagctgcctccttGCAGGATTATGCAAAGCCCCTGTTTCAGCACGGATTGAGGGCAGAGGACAATGCTTAACTGGAGGCATATTTTCATGACACGGGTGTCAGAGGCACCACTGCCCCACAGGATTCCCACCCAGACCTCTCCTTCCCATTCTCACATAGCAGCACAAAGCAGCCTTAGTTTTGCTAGCagagttttttttgttgtggttttttttttggtgttttttttttttttttttttttttttttaaggagggCCATGCTGCAAATGCAGTCACTGAGCAGCTTGGGGTTAAAAATAACCCTTTGTTGCGTGGCTGAAGCTGCCATTTAGCAATATTCTGTCTTAATTCTTGTCAGCAGGTTCCTCAGCTAATGAAGGGGAAATGAAACCCTTCTTCCTCTAAAAACTcaattctttctcttttgctaATAACCAGTCAAGATAATTCTGATAAAGTGACAGATTCTAAATATGATGCTACCATTTCTCTTCAGTTAATTTCCACTCTTTTTTACATGCCAATGCATCCTTCTTACTGCTGCTGGTCTCTAAATTCTGCCAAGAACTGCTTATTTGACTGTGCAATTCTCTATTCTTTCCTGTGCTTAAATGCTTCCTCCCACAtcgccaattttttttttttaatttttaatttttacaggTTCTTTACTGAGCTTTCAAGCATTCCtcccaggaaaagcaaaatacGTAACAAGCCCCTTTTTGATTACTGTGGTGGCCTTCCATCAGATAAAGAACAAAATACAGCTAGCCACTTGCAATCATAAATGCTTCATCTGCCTGCCAGGAgggggaaggggcaggaagcTGCATGGGTCAGCTTCAGCCATATAACCCCAATCTGTCAAAGCAACATTGCCCCAGGCGACAATTTTTCt
This region includes:
- the HS6ST1 gene encoding heparan-sulfate 6-O-sulfotransferase 1 codes for the protein MKRAGRTMVERTSKFLLIVAVSVCFMLILYQYVGPGLSLGSPSGRSYSEELDLFPTPDPHYVKKYYFPVRELERELAFDMKGEDVIVFLHIQKTGGTTFGRHLVQNVRLEVPCDCRPGQKKCTCYRPNRRETWLFSRFSTGWSCGLHADWTELTNCVPGVLDRRESAAAKTPRKFYYITLLRDPVSRYLSEWRHVQRGATWKTSLHMCDGRTPTPEELPSCYEGTDWSGCTLQEFMDCPYNLANNRQVRMLADLSLVGCYNMSFIPENKRAQILLESAKKNLKDMAFFGLTEFQRKTQYLFERTFNLKFIRPFMQYNSTRAGGVEVDNDTIRRIEELNDLDMQLYDYAKDLFQQRYQYKRQLERMEQRIKNREERLLHRSNEALPKEETEEQGRLPTEDYMSHIIEKW